In the genome of Calothrix sp. PCC 6303, the window ATCTGACCGCCGAATCGCTTTAAATGCGCGGTTGATGCTGAAGAATTCGGCACCATATTCGACATTTTTCTTTTTCCGAATTCCCGCAGTGTCAATGATTCGGTAGGTTTGTCCATCATGCTCAACAATTGTATCAATTGCATCACGAGTGGTTCCAGAAATGGGACTAACTATTGCCCGTTCTTCGCCCACAAATGCATTTAGCAAGCTTGATTTACCGACATTTGGTCGTCCAATGATGGCAACTTTAATTTCATCCACTTCCTCAATATTACTGGTATCAGGGAGATAGGTAATTAACTTATCCATTAACTCACCTGTACCACTGCCGTGGATGGCAGAAATTGGGAAAGGTTCACCTAATCCCAAACTCCAAAATTCAGCAGCTTGAATCAAACCTTGATCTGGAGATTCACACTTATTCACAGCTAGTAGCACCGGGACAGGTTGCTGACGTAGCCATTCAGTAATTTCCTCATCAGCCGCACAGAGTCCAGTTTGTCCATTCACAACAAAAATCGCCGCACTGGCTTCAGCTAAGGCAAGCATTGCTTGTTGACGAATTAGGGGTAAAAACTCAGTATCATCATTAAAAACCAAACCACCAGTATCCACCACCAAAAATTCCCGATCTCGCCAAAAGGATGGCATGTAAGTGCGATCGCGTGTGATTCCCGGCTCATCATGTACAATGGCAGTCTGTTCGCCCGAAAGGCGATTCATAAATGTGGATTTGCCCACATTGGGGCGACCAATAATAGCAACAATAGGTAACTTCATAACAGATAGATTCAGGTTTCAAGACCTGATTTTAACGACAATTGGCAAAGGTCAACTTTAAAAAAATTCGGTAGAAACGGGGTGCAGCTAAGTTATCGCAGGTAAATTTGATTAGTTTTGCAAAAAAATAGGCAAATGGTGAAAAAATATTTCCGAAAAAAGCAAGCCCGAAAAAAACAACTTATCAAGGCGACTTTTCCCAGGGTACAAGTCTTTTCACTGTTGTTGGGAATCAGCCTATTTATATACGCCTATTTTATTGAACCAAACTGGATCGAAATTCGGCAAGTACAAATTACATTACCTCATCTTGCCCCAGAATTTAATGGTTATCGAGTAGTGCAAATTAGCGATATCCATACAGACAGGACAATGACACCAAAGCGGCTAGATCATCTCTTTCAACTCGTAAATCAACAACAACCAGACTTGATCGCTATTACAGGCGATTTTGTGACTCGACATGCTCAACGATTTATTCCCAATCTCCAAAATTCTATCGCTCAACTTCATCCCAGAGATCAAACTGTAGCAGTTTTAGGCAACCATGACTACTGGGCAGATGCGAATGCGATCGCATTTGCACTCAAACAAGCTAATATTTCTCTACTGCAAAATGATATCTACACTATTGAACGCGGTAACTCAAAGCTAAATATTGCTGGAGTTGATGATGTTTGGGTGGGGAAAAGCCGTTTAGATGTGGTTTTGGAAAAACTGCCTCCACAAGGTGCAACCATCCTCCTGGCGCATGAACCCGATTTTGCTGATACTAGTGCCGCAACTAAACGTTTTGATTTACAATTTTCTGGACATTCCCACGCTGGACAAATGCGTTTACCCTTTTTTCGTCCTTTAGTTTTACCACCTCTAGGGGAGAAATACTATGAAGGGCTTTATCAATTTGGTGAAATGAAATTATATACCAATCGTGGTATTGGTATGACTGGATTGCATTTACGGTTTAATAGTCGTCCAGAAATCACAGTGTTCACCTTAAATGCGGCTGCGTAAACGTAGGAGATCCCCGACTTCTTGAAGAATTAGGGGTTCTAGCAGATCATCTGCCATAGCGACACTTAACGACTACGACTGAAAAACACCGCTGCGACTACAATTAAACCTAACATTGCCAAAGGAACCGAGAGATTAGGGACATCTGACCAACTCATCACGTAACCATTATCAGGGATAATTTCTGTTATAC includes:
- the der gene encoding ribosome biogenesis GTPase Der, which encodes MKLPIVAIIGRPNVGKSTFMNRLSGEQTAIVHDEPGITRDRTYMPSFWRDREFLVVDTGGLVFNDDTEFLPLIRQQAMLALAEASAAIFVVNGQTGLCAADEEITEWLRQQPVPVLLAVNKCESPDQGLIQAAEFWSLGLGEPFPISAIHGSGTGELMDKLITYLPDTSNIEEVDEIKVAIIGRPNVGKSSLLNAFVGEERAIVSPISGTTRDAIDTIVEHDGQTYRIIDTAGIRKKKNVEYGAEFFSINRAFKAIRRSDVVLMVIDAIDGVTDQDQKLAGRIIEDGRACVIVVNKWDAVEKDSYTIYDHQKQVEQRLNFTEWADMIFVSAQSGQRVDKILDLVKPAAESHKRRVSTSVVNEVLEEAVRWHSPPVSRSGKQGKIYYGTQVSSGPPAIALFVNDATRFNDNYKRYIERQFREQLGFKGTPIRLFWRSKKVRDMESVGPGSNRATRV
- a CDS encoding metallophosphoesterase encodes the protein MVKKYFRKKQARKKQLIKATFPRVQVFSLLLGISLFIYAYFIEPNWIEIRQVQITLPHLAPEFNGYRVVQISDIHTDRTMTPKRLDHLFQLVNQQQPDLIAITGDFVTRHAQRFIPNLQNSIAQLHPRDQTVAVLGNHDYWADANAIAFALKQANISLLQNDIYTIERGNSKLNIAGVDDVWVGKSRLDVVLEKLPPQGATILLAHEPDFADTSAATKRFDLQFSGHSHAGQMRLPFFRPLVLPPLGEKYYEGLYQFGEMKLYTNRGIGMTGLHLRFNSRPEITVFTLNAAA